One segment of Streptosporangium brasiliense DNA contains the following:
- a CDS encoding NUDIX hydrolase, whose protein sequence is MAIRQGQTALSSRNLINVRVNCVGAIIFDGSERMLLIRRGRPPSEGLWSIPGGRVEPGESDAEAVAREVLEETGLTVTAGRLAGTVDRPGPGGLVYEIRDYLAEVSGGTLSAGDDAAEARWFSDEELRRLPLAPGLLEALTGWAVIAPRSGSSATT, encoded by the coding sequence GTGGCCATTCGTCAAGGGCAGACCGCGTTATCGAGCCGTAATCTTATCAATGTGCGCGTAAATTGTGTCGGAGCAATAATCTTCGACGGTTCCGAGCGGATGCTCCTCATCCGCCGGGGCCGTCCCCCGAGTGAAGGTCTCTGGTCGATCCCCGGCGGCCGGGTCGAACCCGGCGAGTCGGACGCCGAGGCGGTGGCCCGCGAGGTGCTGGAGGAGACCGGCCTGACGGTCACCGCGGGCCGCCTGGCCGGCACCGTCGACCGTCCCGGCCCCGGCGGCCTCGTCTACGAGATCCGCGACTACCTGGCCGAGGTCTCCGGCGGCACGCTCTCCGCCGGGGACGACGCCGCGGAGGCCCGCTGGTTCAGCGACGAGGAGCTCCGGCGTCTCCCGCTCGCCCCGGGGCTGCTGGAGGCCCTCACCGGATGGGCGGTCATCGCGCCGCGGTCAGGGTCGAGCGCCACGACATGA